A stretch of the Bdellovibrio sp. 22V genome encodes the following:
- a CDS encoding NAD(+)/NADH kinase, with amino-acid sequence MSKNKLILEENCSIALVYRLETATAVSLAKKVGEYLKDRGFNVLTAPEQKVVPGTKPAKTKKQMDDLKLVIVLGGDGTYLRAVRLLEGRSVPILGFNMGSLGFLTAHSAESVFEIIDKTLAAKMVLRPRSMLFAKILRKGKTRGEYHALNDIVIERGSMSQLINTAIYSEKFLVSEVKADGFIVASPSGSTAYNLAAGGPILHPESPVFVVTPVAPHSLTSRPLIFPDDRELSFKLDGKTQKAHFIVDGQKMMEITADDEVILTRSCYDHWMVREPNHNYFHLLREKLKFGDRS; translated from the coding sequence ATGAGCAAAAATAAACTTATCCTCGAAGAAAACTGCAGCATTGCTTTAGTTTATCGCCTGGAGACCGCAACCGCGGTCTCTTTGGCAAAAAAAGTGGGCGAATATCTGAAAGACCGCGGCTTTAACGTGCTGACGGCTCCAGAACAAAAAGTCGTTCCCGGCACCAAGCCTGCTAAGACGAAAAAACAAATGGACGATCTTAAGCTTGTGATCGTTTTGGGTGGCGACGGAACTTATCTGCGTGCCGTCCGTTTGCTCGAAGGACGTAGCGTTCCTATCTTGGGTTTCAACATGGGTTCGCTGGGTTTCCTCACAGCTCACAGTGCCGAGTCTGTTTTTGAAATCATCGACAAAACTCTTGCCGCAAAAATGGTTTTGCGTCCGCGCTCGATGCTCTTTGCAAAAATTCTTCGCAAAGGCAAAACGCGCGGCGAATACCACGCTTTGAATGACATCGTGATCGAAAGAGGTTCGATGTCTCAATTGATCAACACAGCGATCTATTCAGAAAAATTCCTGGTGAGCGAAGTGAAAGCCGACGGTTTTATCGTGGCTTCGCCATCGGGTTCAACGGCGTACAACTTAGCAGCCGGTGGTCCGATTCTGCATCCGGAATCTCCGGTGTTTGTGGTGACTCCGGTGGCGCCGCACAGTTTGACGTCGCGTCCTTTGATCTTCCCGGATGACCGTGAACTCTCGTTTAAACTCGATGGAAAAACGCAGAAAGCGCATTTCATCGTCGACGGTCAGAAAATGATGGAAATTACGGCGGATGACGAAGTGATCCTGACTCGTTCTTGTTACGATCATTGGATGGTGCGCGAACCGAATCACAATTACTTCCATCTCTTGCGTGAAAAACTTAAATTTGGCGATCGAAGCTAG
- a CDS encoding M3 family metallopeptidase: MNATNPLLKPFTNKDQAVPFDQIKVEHYLPALDEAIKIAKDKVAKIKSNPATPDFENTIVALEAASELPDKISLIYGNLEVAHADEALQALAKEIYPKLTAFASDVSLDDEIFKRVKTVYDNRATMNLNKEQTRLLEKTYLSFTRNGALLSADDKEKLRQIDQELSVLGPKFSENVLKATNAFEMVLDKKEDVDGLPEGILEGAAAMAEAKGHKGKWLFNLQIPSYLPFMTYAKNRALREKMWKAYSSRAFKGEFDNQNTVLKIVELRAKRAKLLGFSTHADFVLAERMAKSPQTVTEFLHKLLQASKTAGQKDVAELADFAKKIDGLADLKPWDIAYYSEKLKEEKYAFNEEDLRPYFKLENVVEGVFAHAKKLYGLTFKENKDIPVYHPEVKAYEIYEEKSGKYMGLFYTDFFPRETKKGGAWMTQFRGQGLIEGDMKRPHVSIVCNFTKPTPTKPSLLTYDEVRTLFHEFGHALHGMLSECTYPSLSGTNVYWDFVELPSQIMENWAGEKEGLDLFARHYETNETMPASLIEKLKASQKFQAGYMSCRQLQFGMMDMAWHSTDPATIKDVDAFEEKATAETRLFPKVEGSNNSCSFSHIFAGGYSAGYYSYKWAEVLDADAFEYFKEKGLFNQEVAQKFKENILSRGGTEHPMDLYKKFRGREPDPNALLRRDGLI; the protein is encoded by the coding sequence ATGAATGCGACAAATCCTCTCTTAAAACCCTTCACAAACAAAGACCAGGCTGTGCCCTTTGATCAAATCAAAGTGGAGCATTACCTTCCCGCTTTGGATGAAGCGATCAAAATCGCCAAAGACAAAGTAGCGAAAATCAAAAGCAACCCGGCGACACCGGACTTCGAGAACACGATTGTAGCTCTCGAGGCGGCGTCTGAGCTTCCAGATAAAATTTCTTTGATCTATGGAAATTTGGAAGTGGCTCATGCTGACGAAGCGTTGCAAGCACTGGCGAAAGAGATCTATCCAAAACTCACAGCGTTCGCATCGGACGTTTCTTTGGATGACGAAATCTTTAAACGCGTGAAAACCGTTTACGACAACCGCGCGACAATGAACTTGAATAAAGAACAAACTCGCTTGCTCGAGAAAACTTATTTGTCTTTCACTCGCAACGGCGCTTTGTTGTCAGCTGACGACAAAGAAAAACTTCGCCAGATTGACCAAGAACTTTCCGTTTTAGGACCGAAGTTCTCTGAAAACGTTTTGAAGGCGACGAACGCTTTTGAAATGGTTTTGGATAAGAAAGAAGATGTCGACGGTCTTCCTGAGGGAATTCTTGAGGGAGCCGCGGCCATGGCTGAAGCCAAAGGCCACAAAGGCAAATGGCTTTTCAATTTGCAAATCCCCAGCTACTTGCCGTTCATGACTTACGCGAAAAATCGCGCCCTTCGTGAAAAAATGTGGAAGGCTTATTCTTCCCGCGCCTTCAAAGGCGAGTTCGACAATCAAAACACCGTTTTGAAAATCGTTGAGCTTCGTGCTAAGCGCGCGAAGCTTTTGGGCTTCTCGACACATGCAGATTTCGTTTTGGCCGAGCGCATGGCAAAGAGCCCGCAAACTGTGACGGAGTTTTTGCATAAGCTTTTGCAAGCTTCCAAAACAGCGGGTCAAAAAGATGTGGCAGAACTTGCCGACTTCGCCAAGAAGATCGACGGCCTTGCGGATTTAAAACCTTGGGATATTGCTTATTACTCTGAAAAATTGAAAGAAGAAAAATACGCTTTCAATGAAGAAGATCTTCGCCCGTACTTCAAATTGGAAAATGTGGTTGAAGGTGTTTTCGCGCACGCTAAAAAACTTTACGGTTTGACGTTCAAAGAAAACAAAGACATCCCGGTTTATCACCCGGAAGTGAAAGCTTACGAAATCTATGAAGAGAAGTCCGGCAAATACATGGGCTTGTTCTATACAGATTTCTTCCCGCGCGAGACGAAAAAAGGCGGCGCCTGGATGACACAATTCCGTGGGCAAGGTTTGATCGAAGGCGATATGAAGCGCCCGCACGTCAGCATCGTGTGCAACTTCACGAAACCGACTCCGACAAAACCATCGCTTTTGACTTACGACGAAGTTCGCACTTTGTTCCATGAATTCGGTCATGCTTTGCATGGCATGTTGTCTGAGTGCACGTACCCGTCTTTGAGCGGCACGAATGTTTACTGGGACTTCGTAGAACTTCCGTCACAAATCATGGAAAACTGGGCCGGAGAAAAAGAAGGCTTGGACCTTTTCGCTCGTCATTACGAAACGAATGAAACGATGCCAGCTTCTTTGATCGAAAAACTGAAGGCCTCGCAAAAATTCCAAGCGGGTTATATGTCTTGCCGCCAACTTCAATTCGGTATGATGGATATGGCTTGGCACTCGACAGACCCCGCGACGATCAAAGACGTCGATGCGTTTGAAGAAAAGGCGACAGCCGAAACTCGACTCTTCCCTAAGGTGGAAGGTTCGAATAACTCTTGCAGCTTCAGCCACATCTTTGCAGGTGGTTACTCTGCAGGTTATTACTCTTACAAATGGGCGGAAGTTTTGGATGCGGATGCGTTTGAGTACTTCAAAGAAAAAGGCCTCTTCAATCAAGAAGTGGCTCAGAAGTTCAAAGAAAACATCCTCAGCCGCGGCGGTACGGAACATCCGATGGATCTTTACAAGAAGTTCCGCGGTCGTGAGCCAGATCCGAACGCGCTTTTGCGCCGTGATGGTTTGATCTAA
- a CDS encoding ABC transporter ATP-binding protein, whose translation MSALYRLKALEYSYLWNKQQVPVLKGIDLELEKGCFACIVGPSGTGKTTLLNLLGLIDTPSSGHIEFSGEDVTHLNENEKEQVRLHKVGFIFQSFYLIPTLTVLENTSYFLPSLGYSHAASMKTAMETLDLLGLADHAKKKPLELSGGQRQRVAIARAIAKKPEVVLADEPTANLDSVTAEKTINAFKELQKTENTSFIFSTHDSHLVSFAKSVFRMKDGQIEGRV comes from the coding sequence ATGAGTGCACTTTATCGTCTCAAGGCGCTTGAATACTCGTATCTTTGGAACAAGCAACAAGTGCCCGTTCTCAAAGGCATTGACCTTGAACTCGAAAAGGGCTGCTTTGCTTGTATTGTCGGGCCCAGCGGCACGGGGAAGACGACACTCTTAAATTTACTCGGTCTTATCGACACGCCTTCCAGCGGTCACATCGAATTTTCCGGTGAAGATGTCACACATTTGAATGAGAATGAAAAAGAACAAGTGCGTTTGCACAAAGTCGGTTTTATTTTCCAATCTTTTTACCTAATTCCGACTTTGACTGTTCTTGAAAACACGTCTTACTTTTTACCTTCGTTAGGATATTCACATGCAGCGTCCATGAAAACGGCGATGGAGACGTTGGATCTTCTTGGTTTAGCAGACCATGCGAAGAAAAAACCGCTGGAGCTTTCCGGAGGCCAACGTCAGCGAGTGGCGATTGCCCGCGCGATTGCGAAAAAACCGGAAGTGGTTTTAGCCGATGAGCCCACGGCGAATCTCGATTCCGTGACAGCGGAAAAGACGATCAATGCTTTTAAAGAGCTGCAAAAAACAGAGAATACCAGTTTTATTTTCTCGACTCACGATTCGCATCTTGTGAGTTTTGCGAAGTCGGTCTTTCGCATGAAAGACGGTCAGATTGAAGGAAGGGTGTAG
- a CDS encoding FtsX-like permease family protein produces MLDLLKIAWRNLFRNPRRTWASLCTVALGSAGLLIYQGFNTGVMNQYRENVIHGYYGYGQVFPQNYFGKVHEQPWKLWFENAEEVEQQIRSSSSVTQVFPRVSFYSFIVKGGITLGGKGEGVIPERENTFFTQMNFIAGHDLQHDDEIILGKGLAESVDAKVGDTVTLLTQTVNGQLNGADLKVAGIFFTGKKIIDDSFYRVELKQAQALLDTNRIEMFSLATKGVEAWPQVEKDIRKANSSLEAVPFEILDKNYYQNSVDFLNAQFAFIRSIILVIVGMGIFNVISVGLLERAGEVGALRANGEKRSRLLRILLIENSLLGVLGGILGICIAILIDKTLLVKGVPMPPAPGITRQFFVFLDIMPRHYIQAVLLPMLATVIASLYPTVKLLKKTIPELLRST; encoded by the coding sequence ATGTTGGATCTTCTAAAAATTGCCTGGCGCAATCTCTTTCGCAATCCTCGTCGCACGTGGGCCAGCCTTTGTACGGTGGCATTGGGCTCTGCCGGTCTTTTGATTTATCAAGGTTTTAATACCGGGGTTATGAATCAGTATCGTGAAAACGTCATTCACGGTTACTATGGTTACGGCCAAGTTTTCCCGCAAAATTATTTCGGTAAAGTGCATGAACAGCCGTGGAAGCTGTGGTTTGAAAACGCCGAAGAAGTGGAGCAACAGATTCGCAGTTCTTCTTCCGTCACACAGGTGTTTCCGCGCGTTTCGTTTTATTCTTTTATCGTCAAAGGCGGGATCACTTTGGGCGGTAAAGGTGAAGGTGTGATACCGGAACGAGAAAACACTTTCTTCACACAGATGAATTTTATCGCAGGTCACGATTTACAGCACGACGATGAAATCATTCTGGGAAAAGGTTTGGCGGAAAGTGTGGATGCCAAAGTCGGCGACACGGTCACGCTGCTGACGCAAACGGTGAACGGACAGTTGAACGGTGCCGATCTAAAAGTCGCGGGGATCTTTTTTACGGGAAAGAAAATCATTGATGATTCCTTCTATCGTGTGGAGTTAAAGCAGGCCCAGGCCTTGCTTGATACGAACAGAATCGAAATGTTTTCTCTTGCGACAAAAGGTGTTGAGGCATGGCCCCAAGTCGAAAAAGACATTCGTAAGGCCAACTCGTCGCTAGAGGCCGTGCCCTTCGAAATTCTCGACAAGAACTACTATCAGAACTCCGTGGATTTTTTAAATGCGCAATTCGCCTTCATCCGCTCGATCATTTTGGTGATTGTCGGCATGGGGATTTTCAACGTGATCTCGGTCGGTCTTTTGGAAAGAGCCGGTGAGGTTGGAGCTTTGCGAGCGAACGGCGAAAAGCGCAGTCGTTTGCTAAGAATTCTTTTGATTGAAAACAGTTTGTTGGGAGTCTTAGGCGGAATCCTGGGAATTTGTATCGCGATTTTGATCGATAAAACTTTGTTGGTAAAAGGAGTGCCGATGCCGCCGGCTCCGGGAATCACAAGACAGTTCTTTGTCTTTTTGGATATTATGCCTCGCCACTACATCCAAGCTGTGCTTTTGCCGATGCTCGCAACAGTGATCGCGAGTTTGTATCCAACCGTAAAACTTTTAAAGAAGACTATTCCAGAGCTTCTGCGCTCAACATGA
- a CDS encoding helix-turn-helix domain-containing protein, which yields MPVKSLHQLHPMHAFGVVTNLDTPLRIQRFENRVEPLIPFPHKHNFYHLVFVVSGKGWHEIDFQRYPIEPGRFFIMKPAQVHAWVVEKAKGYVIEFEEDLVFSHTPHSHKIRNLLSRMPDSFKVSEKCLRDIRVQCENMLTEYSEQNNQYDLVLTLSLFLILAKAFREVPSQDPSLQQSSLTDKFLQLIEENYNKQHDVEFYARKMNMSAKALTMKVSRRLGKSARTLVQERCLLEGKRLLAYSDLSVGEIAETLGYEDPNYFSRFFRMKTKKTPLAFRKAAKKVL from the coding sequence GTGCCAGTTAAGAGTCTTCATCAGCTTCACCCAATGCACGCCTTTGGCGTTGTGACCAACCTCGATACGCCTTTACGAATCCAGCGTTTTGAAAATCGCGTGGAGCCTTTGATTCCTTTTCCGCATAAACATAACTTTTATCATTTGGTTTTTGTCGTTTCCGGCAAAGGCTGGCACGAGATCGACTTTCAACGTTATCCTATTGAACCGGGCCGTTTCTTTATTATGAAACCGGCGCAAGTGCATGCGTGGGTGGTTGAAAAAGCCAAAGGTTATGTCATTGAGTTCGAGGAAGACCTGGTTTTTTCGCACACGCCGCACAGTCATAAAATCAGAAATCTTCTTTCGCGGATGCCCGATAGTTTTAAAGTCAGTGAGAAATGCCTGCGCGACATTCGCGTGCAGTGTGAAAACATGCTTACGGAATACTCAGAACAGAATAACCAATATGATCTGGTGCTCACACTTTCGTTGTTTTTGATTCTTGCGAAAGCCTTCCGCGAGGTCCCGTCGCAGGATCCGTCTCTTCAGCAAAGCTCGCTGACTGATAAATTTCTGCAATTGATTGAAGAAAACTATAATAAGCAGCACGACGTCGAATTCTATGCGCGCAAAATGAATATGAGCGCCAAAGCTCTGACGATGAAAGTTTCGCGACGCCTGGGAAAATCAGCGCGTACCCTGGTGCAAGAACGCTGTTTGCTTGAAGGCAAAAGGCTTTTGGCCTACTCGGATCTTTCCGTGGGTGAAATTGCAGAGACCCTAGGTTACGAAGACCCTAATTACTTCTCGCGATTTTTTCGAATGAAAACCAAAAAGACGCCGTTGGCTTTTCGCAAAGCCGCGAAGAAAGTTCTTTGA
- a CDS encoding diacylglycerol kinase family protein: MRVSVLINSKAGSVNAELIEAKVRESLFRCDLRFCRPQTLTEMCDFLHGERAAKTDYIIICGGDGTINVALQCLMKCQDSSHIPPIAIIRSGTANDLAHEIGVSKRIDQAIRNIFEGTAKYIDVIEVEAEGAKAYMLTNGGLGLPAKAAELANKFRSHLQNLANCPKSAKAYKYLAQKSYYAVKRMGPSVYSLMTAEAIRTWNPEGWGLEVSIPGKVNIETQSPIVLVNNQQTIGSSFLPAPYTSNSDGTVNLLLSETKNIPEHALAALHIRRGSVEKFPAFKSFELKEFKLRSVNPERKLTFFGDGEILHKNVQELSIRCIHGGLPVMVRS; this comes from the coding sequence ATGAGAGTGTCCGTTCTTATTAACTCTAAAGCCGGCTCTGTGAATGCAGAGTTGATTGAAGCCAAGGTGCGCGAATCTTTATTTCGCTGCGACTTGCGTTTCTGTCGGCCTCAGACACTCACTGAAATGTGTGATTTCCTGCATGGCGAGCGCGCCGCGAAAACCGATTACATTATTATTTGTGGCGGAGATGGAACGATCAACGTAGCTCTGCAATGTCTTATGAAGTGCCAGGACTCTTCCCATATTCCTCCGATTGCGATCATTCGCTCCGGCACCGCGAATGACCTTGCCCATGAGATCGGCGTTTCGAAACGTATTGATCAGGCGATCCGAAATATTTTTGAAGGGACTGCAAAATATATCGATGTTATTGAAGTGGAAGCAGAAGGCGCGAAAGCCTATATGCTGACTAACGGCGGCTTGGGTCTGCCGGCGAAAGCGGCGGAGCTTGCCAATAAGTTCCGTTCACATCTTCAGAATCTTGCAAACTGTCCTAAATCAGCGAAGGCTTATAAATATCTCGCGCAAAAAAGTTATTACGCTGTGAAACGCATGGGACCGAGCGTTTACTCTTTGATGACAGCTGAAGCGATTCGCACGTGGAACCCTGAAGGCTGGGGGCTTGAAGTTTCTATTCCTGGAAAAGTAAATATCGAAACGCAATCTCCAATTGTTTTAGTTAATAATCAACAGACGATCGGTTCGAGCTTCTTGCCGGCGCCTTATACTTCGAACTCTGACGGAACGGTCAATCTGCTTTTGTCAGAGACGAAGAATATTCCGGAGCACGCTTTGGCGGCATTGCATATTCGCCGTGGCAGTGTTGAAAAATTCCCGGCGTTCAAGTCCTTTGAACTGAAAGAATTCAAACTTCGCAGCGTCAACCCTGAACGTAAACTGACGTTCTTTGGGGACGGCGAAATCCTGCATAAAAACGTTCAAGAGCTTTCTATCCGCTGCATTCACGGCGGTTTACCTGTCATGGTTCGTTCCTAA
- a CDS encoding SDR family oxidoreductase encodes MKPRILVTGGTGFLGKHVVPLLREKFEVDVLSRSGKTEVQGDLSAWNGDLDLASLKNKNYALLLHMAGLYDLKANKVDCNQHNIAAMGTALKIAGLLNIPFFVNTSTVAAAVNSSLPTVKPFDLNFSKPFPDAYSESKAMGEQVLQNWPQDTVSGRVNLRLGILVGDTKKGTIERVDGIYHAAEGFAKIRTLIQALPTALPLPGHEKVRMPIVPVDKAAEAIVKFCEWTLQTKPQGYHSFHVSPTRGLSAKELYESTLKRLAIPHNGIALIGAISDTVVMKASKYLVQFPEEEIYYLLNLPRYETTATKEILGDNWCPEFKDYELTFWSGYEAFLSNRRN; translated from the coding sequence ATGAAACCGCGAATCCTTGTAACCGGAGGCACCGGTTTTCTTGGCAAGCATGTTGTTCCCTTGCTTCGTGAAAAATTCGAAGTCGATGTGCTTTCGCGCTCTGGAAAAACAGAAGTGCAAGGGGATTTATCCGCGTGGAACGGTGACTTGGATCTGGCGTCTCTAAAGAATAAAAATTATGCGCTTCTTCTGCACATGGCGGGACTTTACGATTTAAAAGCCAACAAGGTAGACTGCAACCAACACAATATTGCAGCGATGGGAACGGCATTGAAAATCGCCGGTCTTTTGAACATTCCGTTCTTTGTGAACACCAGTACTGTCGCGGCGGCGGTGAACTCCAGTCTTCCGACGGTCAAACCTTTCGATTTGAATTTCTCGAAACCGTTTCCGGATGCTTATTCAGAATCAAAAGCCATGGGTGAGCAGGTTTTGCAAAACTGGCCGCAAGACACCGTTTCGGGTCGGGTGAATCTGCGCTTAGGAATTTTAGTAGGAGACACGAAAAAGGGAACGATCGAAAGAGTCGACGGCATTTATCATGCGGCAGAGGGGTTTGCGAAAATTCGCACGTTGATTCAGGCTCTGCCAACCGCGCTGCCTTTGCCGGGTCATGAAAAAGTTCGTATGCCGATCGTCCCCGTTGATAAGGCGGCGGAAGCCATCGTCAAGTTTTGCGAATGGACTTTACAGACGAAGCCTCAAGGGTATCACAGCTTTCACGTGTCCCCGACGCGAGGATTGAGTGCCAAAGAACTCTACGAATCCACTTTGAAACGTCTTGCGATTCCTCATAATGGGATTGCTTTGATCGGTGCTATTTCTGATACGGTCGTTATGAAAGCATCGAAGTATCTTGTTCAGTTTCCTGAAGAAGAGATTTATTATTTACTGAACCTGCCTCGCTACGAAACAACGGCGACGAAAGAAATTCTTGGCGATAATTGGTGTCCCGAATTTAAAGATTATGAACTGACGTTCTGGAGCGGCTATGAAGCATTCCTATCGAATCGCAGAAATTAG
- a CDS encoding dehydrogenase, whose protein sequence is MKHSYRIAEISFGRPYWDAAYEFEFAGNHFEVQRFSANFSVESVQRYIETLRNQVDAFALTSLPPVIRLDQKSYVHRQYLDIMATPSPVPLCDGTGLREIANINSLVKNIESGVIQPDQGVFFPSAVFSTELEEYIRHRYRKSVYLGDAYSLLGVPWLIQPFPGLMTLSKLALNVANFKDLRKNTPLAETKLQKMSRSSLAAQVENIQYVFCDLPFLLLFDQATEFVRGKDLVIWSSHPQMEKEAMKYAPRSIINLFPEDYRKISPYMNYSVLDATLRLSHNRTAALSLEEWEKILTEDTEIRQVTRKYVKTRKTSTQAKISQGMNSVRNKIFKQPEPDFAFVIHALSHHDFTRIPGMSVIKHMPKQWNDPFDRMIANVPPFVHGHVKHIISSETGEEINGIIYALPATPKVLKQADPEVIYRKIEGICYDAANRGAKMIGLGAYTKIVGDQGITINQNSPIPVTTGNSLSASATLWALNDVVRKMRLVQQDADTGRVNGMAMVIGATGSIGQVSAKLLAIVFKKLCLVAPRMNRLQELKQEIEKMAPHCEITISTDANELASDADVLVTATSAFDHKIVDVMKLKPGAVVCDCSRPLDFDIEDAKRRPDVLIIESGEVVLPGPVEMTCDIGLPGNTVYACLAETALLTLEKRYEPFTMGRDIEWNKVKQVYKMAKRHGVQLAEIQGHAGIITDKEIELTRQLALSRRK, encoded by the coding sequence ATGAAGCATTCCTATCGAATCGCAGAAATTAGTTTTGGTCGCCCTTATTGGGATGCCGCTTACGAATTTGAATTCGCTGGAAATCACTTTGAGGTTCAGCGTTTTAGTGCGAACTTTTCCGTGGAATCGGTTCAGCGATATATCGAAACGCTTCGCAATCAGGTGGATGCTTTTGCTTTAACGAGTTTGCCTCCCGTGATTCGCCTTGATCAAAAGTCTTACGTGCATCGTCAGTATCTTGATATTATGGCGACACCTTCGCCGGTGCCTCTTTGCGACGGAACAGGCCTGCGCGAAATTGCCAACATCAATTCCTTGGTCAAAAATATTGAATCTGGCGTGATTCAGCCGGATCAAGGTGTGTTCTTTCCTTCGGCCGTGTTTTCCACAGAGCTTGAAGAGTACATTCGTCATCGCTATCGTAAATCGGTTTATTTGGGTGACGCTTACTCTTTATTGGGCGTGCCCTGGTTGATTCAGCCTTTTCCGGGATTGATGACGCTTTCGAAGCTGGCGTTGAATGTCGCGAACTTCAAGGATCTGCGCAAGAACACTCCGTTGGCTGAAACGAAATTGCAAAAGATGAGTCGCTCGTCGCTGGCTGCGCAGGTTGAAAACATCCAGTATGTGTTTTGTGATCTGCCTTTTCTTCTTCTGTTTGATCAGGCGACAGAGTTTGTGCGCGGAAAAGATTTGGTGATTTGGTCGTCGCATCCGCAAATGGAAAAAGAGGCGATGAAGTATGCTCCACGCAGTATCATCAATCTCTTTCCGGAAGATTATCGCAAAATTTCTCCTTACATGAATTACTCCGTATTGGATGCGACTTTGCGTTTAAGTCATAACCGCACGGCCGCTTTGTCATTGGAAGAATGGGAAAAAATTCTGACGGAAGATACAGAGATTCGTCAGGTGACGCGGAAGTACGTTAAGACCCGCAAAACATCGACGCAGGCGAAGATTTCGCAGGGGATGAACTCGGTTCGCAATAAAATATTCAAGCAACCGGAACCTGATTTTGCTTTCGTGATTCACGCCTTGTCGCACCACGATTTCACGCGTATTCCCGGGATGTCGGTGATCAAGCACATGCCGAAGCAGTGGAACGATCCCTTTGATCGCATGATTGCGAATGTGCCGCCATTTGTGCATGGTCATGTGAAACACATCATCAGCTCTGAAACAGGCGAAGAAATCAACGGGATTATTTACGCTTTGCCGGCGACACCAAAAGTTTTGAAGCAAGCAGATCCTGAAGTGATTTACCGTAAGATTGAAGGCATCTGTTACGATGCCGCCAATCGCGGGGCGAAGATGATCGGCCTTGGCGCTTACACAAAGATCGTTGGCGACCAAGGAATCACGATCAATCAAAACAGTCCGATTCCGGTAACGACAGGAAACAGTTTAAGTGCTTCGGCCACTTTGTGGGCCTTAAACGATGTTGTTCGGAAAATGCGCTTGGTGCAGCAGGATGCCGACACGGGCCGGGTGAATGGCATGGCCATGGTGATTGGCGCGACGGGCTCTATCGGACAGGTGTCAGCGAAACTCTTGGCGATTGTTTTTAAAAAACTTTGCCTGGTGGCTCCGCGGATGAATCGTTTGCAAGAACTTAAACAGGAAATCGAAAAGATGGCTCCGCATTGTGAAATCACAATTTCGACGGATGCCAACGAACTGGCGTCGGATGCCGACGTTTTAGTGACCGCAACCTCGGCTTTCGACCATAAGATCGTTGATGTGATGAAGTTGAAACCGGGCGCGGTGGTGTGTGATTGTTCTCGACCGTTGGATTTTGACATCGAAGACGCAAAAAGACGTCCCGACGTTTTGATTATTGAGTCCGGGGAAGTGGTTTTACCGGGACCGGTGGAAATGACATGCGATATCGGACTTCCGGGTAATACAGTGTATGCTTGTCTCGCCGAGACAGCTCTTTTAACATTAGAAAAACGGTATGAGCCTTTCACTATGGGCCGCGACATTGAGTGGAACAAGGTGAAGCAGGTTTACAAAATGGCGAAACGCCATGGAGTGCAATTGGCAGAGATCCAAGGCCACGCCGGAATAATCACGGATAAGGAAATCGAGCTCACAAGACAGCTGGCATTATCACGAAGAAAATAG
- a CDS encoding outer membrane lipoprotein-sorting protein, producing MKILWALSALLFTLQAGAADDPAEWVKKADNIRNPAESYEMKIKVETSENTSVFQVYLKGQDKTLIVTKEPARDKGRNMLMLDRDFHAYVPNLKRSMRLSLAQKLSGQVANGDISRTRWYGDYSVELEKETGDEVQLFLKGKKDNLTYAAIRLWLKKGSYQPLRAEYLGLNGKTVLKRASFEDYKNISGAVRPTTLKIEDTNKQVSHIRILSMGKKDYPDSFFTVRNMESMK from the coding sequence ATGAAGATTCTTTGGGCCTTGAGTGCGTTATTGTTCACCTTGCAAGCTGGAGCCGCAGACGATCCTGCGGAGTGGGTCAAGAAAGCCGATAATATCCGCAATCCTGCGGAATCCTACGAAATGAAAATCAAAGTCGAAACCTCAGAGAACACGTCGGTCTTTCAAGTGTATTTGAAAGGCCAAGATAAAACTCTGATCGTGACCAAAGAGCCGGCTCGCGACAAGGGCCGCAATATGCTGATGCTTGACCGTGACTTCCACGCGTACGTACCAAATTTGAAAAGATCCATGCGTTTGTCATTGGCGCAAAAACTTTCCGGGCAGGTCGCCAACGGAGATATTTCGCGCACGCGTTGGTACGGCGATTACTCTGTTGAGCTGGAAAAAGAAACCGGCGACGAGGTCCAGTTGTTTTTGAAGGGCAAGAAGGACAATCTGACTTACGCGGCGATTCGCTTGTGGTTAAAGAAGGGCAGTTATCAACCGTTGCGTGCCGAGTATCTGGGCCTCAATGGAAAAACGGTTTTAAAGCGCGCGAGTTTTGAAGATTATAAAAACATTTCGGGCGCGGTCCGTCCTACGACTCTGAAAATCGAAGACACCAATAAACAAGTCAGTCACATTCGCATTCTTTCCATGGGAAAGAAAGATTATCCTGACTCGTTCTTCACCGTTCGCAATATGGAAAGCATGAAATAG